From the Paludibacterium paludis genome, one window contains:
- a CDS encoding flagellar assembly protein FliH — protein sequence MKDSSNKTIIPAGELEDWQSWQPRELLPSLATLTPGDLARLVVKARGPMVSPASLEERLQSGALPEPEPEVFHVEPMPEPLSSEEPEPEPPAYPTAAELEAIHQDAWQSGYQAGHEAGLVTGKEEGLALGLAEGREAARETFQAAWEPLRQLSGEFAASLSRLEEALAPELLTLALTFAERLVGEHLACRPNAIEAMLREALASLPATLAQGRLRVNPADLEVARNFLETETPETMWQWIEDPAIERGGCLLETPQLRLDLTLASRKAELLAALPGGTDDDAGL from the coding sequence ATGAAGGACTCGTCGAATAAGACCATCATTCCGGCCGGCGAGCTCGAGGACTGGCAAAGCTGGCAGCCCAGGGAGCTGCTGCCTTCGCTGGCGACACTGACGCCCGGGGACCTCGCGCGCCTCGTGGTGAAGGCGCGCGGCCCGATGGTGAGTCCGGCCTCGCTCGAAGAGCGCCTGCAGTCCGGGGCGCTTCCCGAGCCGGAGCCGGAAGTCTTCCACGTCGAGCCGATGCCAGAACCCCTGTCGAGCGAAGAGCCCGAACCCGAGCCGCCCGCCTACCCGACCGCCGCGGAGCTCGAAGCCATCCATCAGGATGCCTGGCAGAGCGGTTACCAGGCGGGTCACGAGGCCGGGCTGGTAACCGGCAAGGAAGAGGGGTTGGCGCTGGGGCTCGCCGAGGGCCGCGAAGCGGCGCGCGAGACGTTCCAGGCGGCCTGGGAGCCGCTGCGGCAGCTGTCCGGCGAGTTCGCCGCCTCGCTGTCCCGTCTGGAGGAGGCCCTGGCGCCGGAGTTGTTGACGCTGGCCCTGACCTTTGCCGAGCGGCTGGTCGGCGAGCACCTGGCCTGCCGGCCCAACGCCATCGAGGCCATGCTGCGCGAAGCCTTGGCCAGCCTTCCCGCTACCCTGGCGCAAGGCCGCCTGCGCGTCAATCCGGCGGACCTGGAGGTGGCGCGCAATTTTCTTGAAACCGAAACGCCCGAGACCATGTGGCAATGGATCGAGGATCCCGCCATCGAGCGCGGCGGATGTTTGCTGGAGACGCCCCAACTTCGGCTGGATCTGACCCTTGCGAGTCGCAAGGCCGAACTCCTGGCGGCCCTGCCGGGCGGGACGGATGACGATGCCGGCCTCTGA
- the fliI gene encoding flagellar protein export ATPase FliI, with product MTMPASDWLERQARYLADCARTVGETPLSAPCGRLTRVTGMVMEAVGLKLPVGSACRVDLPDAPPVEAEVVGFSGDKVFLMPLTNVQGLLPGTPVRPLAANHPPRFNKPSAAPRVNGPGGRQVPVGASLLGRVLDSLGRPLDGAGPVHPEAYYPLHSQPINPLDRSPVHDVLDVGVRAINGLLTVGRGQRLGLFAGSGVGKSVLLGMMARFTRADVVVVGLIGERGREVKDFIDNILGEDGRRRSVVVAAPADMPPLMRLHGAAYATALAEYFRDRGLDVLLLMDSVTRYAMAQREIALAIGEPPVTKGYPPSVFARLPQLIERAGNGPEGGGSITAFYTVLSEGDDQQDPIADSARAILDGHFVLSRELAESGHYPAIDIEQSISRVMVDVVSREQIDLARRFKQLYSRYQRNRDLISVGAYVPGSDPLLDEAIRRQLPMVGFLTQPMHESHDYASTLEQLSDVLL from the coding sequence ATGACGATGCCGGCCTCTGACTGGCTGGAGCGTCAGGCGCGGTACCTCGCCGACTGTGCGCGCACGGTCGGGGAAACCCCCTTGTCGGCCCCCTGCGGGCGCTTGACCCGCGTTACCGGCATGGTGATGGAAGCGGTGGGGCTCAAATTACCGGTGGGCAGCGCCTGCCGCGTCGATTTGCCCGATGCGCCGCCTGTCGAGGCGGAGGTGGTGGGGTTTTCCGGGGACAAGGTGTTCCTGATGCCCTTGACCAATGTGCAAGGATTGCTGCCGGGCACCCCGGTACGGCCGCTCGCGGCGAACCATCCGCCGAGATTCAACAAGCCTTCCGCCGCTCCCCGGGTCAACGGGCCGGGCGGTCGTCAGGTGCCGGTGGGCGCCAGCTTGCTCGGCCGGGTGCTCGATTCGCTTGGCCGGCCGCTGGACGGGGCGGGGCCCGTGCACCCCGAAGCCTACTATCCGCTGCACAGCCAACCCATCAATCCTCTTGACCGTTCGCCGGTGCATGACGTGCTGGATGTCGGGGTGCGCGCGATCAACGGCTTGCTGACCGTCGGGCGCGGGCAGCGCCTCGGCCTGTTCGCCGGCTCGGGCGTGGGCAAGAGCGTGCTTCTGGGCATGATGGCCCGTTTCACGCGCGCCGATGTGGTGGTCGTGGGCCTGATCGGCGAACGGGGGCGCGAGGTCAAGGACTTCATTGACAACATTCTGGGCGAAGACGGCCGCCGCCGTTCCGTGGTGGTCGCCGCGCCGGCCGACATGCCGCCCTTGATGCGGCTGCATGGCGCGGCCTATGCGACGGCCTTGGCCGAGTACTTTCGCGACCGGGGCCTCGACGTGCTTTTGCTGATGGACTCGGTGACCCGCTACGCGATGGCGCAGCGCGAAATCGCGCTTGCCATCGGCGAGCCGCCAGTCACCAAGGGCTATCCGCCTTCCGTGTTCGCCCGCCTGCCGCAACTGATCGAACGGGCCGGTAACGGCCCGGAAGGCGGCGGTTCGATCACCGCGTTCTACACCGTGCTTTCCGAGGGCGACGACCAGCAGGACCCCATCGCGGATTCGGCGCGCGCCATCCTTGACGGCCACTTCGTGCTGTCGCGCGAGCTGGCCGAGTCCGGCCACTATCCGGCCATCGATATCGAGCAGTCGATCAGCCGCGTGATGGTGGATGTCGTCAGCCGCGAGCAGATCGATCTTGCCCGGCGTTTCAAGCAGCTCTATTCCCGGTACCAGCGCAACCGCGACCTGATCAGCGTCGGGGCGTACGTGCCCGGCTCCGATCCGTTGCTGGACGAGGCGATCCGCCGGCAGTTGCCGATGGTCGGTTTTCTGACGCAGCCGATGCACGAATCCCATGACTATGCCTCGACGCTGGAACAGCTCTCCGACGTTCTGCTCTAA
- the fliJ gene encoding flagellar export protein FliJ, translating into MSESKYVLLIRLSAEKADAAAERMRRAQANLANAQNKLSQLNAFLAEYRQRLCDGGMEGMSIARWQDWRLFLARLDEAVVVQQRDVDRATQHFVLERHAWQEARKRLKAFEKLLERENEKQRAATARREQKTTDEFAARRFWDRTHGEEE; encoded by the coding sequence GTGAGCGAGAGCAAGTATGTCCTGCTGATCCGTCTCTCCGCGGAAAAGGCCGATGCCGCGGCAGAGCGCATGCGCCGGGCTCAGGCGAACCTCGCCAATGCGCAAAACAAGCTCTCCCAGCTCAATGCCTTTCTCGCGGAATATCGTCAGAGACTGTGCGATGGCGGCATGGAGGGGATGTCGATCGCCCGCTGGCAGGACTGGCGGCTTTTTCTCGCCCGGCTGGATGAGGCGGTGGTCGTGCAGCAGCGCGATGTGGATCGTGCCACCCAGCATTTCGTGCTGGAACGCCATGCCTGGCAGGAGGCGCGCAAGCGGCTCAAGGCGTTCGAGAAGCTCCTCGAACGGGAAAACGAGAAACAGCGCGCCGCCACGGCGCGGCGCGAACAGAAGACCACCGACGAATTCGCCGCGCGCCGTTTCTGGGATCGTACCCATGGCGAAGAGGAATGA
- a CDS encoding flagellar hook-length control protein FliK: MTIPTLPGASVPSSVQGGAAMPGTFGSAADAAGGADSGLFAQLLGMRMITLGGVTGTSAKEGKDDGETTDAARPAKTREADKSAPALTDPLQIVALQQVKPEDAPIVPKTSRDEGVKEEAVESLTEQAPRHHSARTADDLQNLPGGKPVAATFLPVETHAAQTGKPQTALPVFSVPTPVSDPAWGRAVGSQVIAMANLKMDKASIEINPPQLGPIEVTLKLDDKSAQVVFTAASPATRDAIENSLPRLSQMLSAGGLQLTDAQVFSGQQEQRQAQSSRQDARQNRQEAPPSEDGLDALASIKAARNMLSIFA; encoded by the coding sequence ATGACGATTCCAACGCTACCCGGCGCTTCCGTGCCCTCGTCCGTTCAGGGCGGAGCGGCCATGCCCGGCACGTTCGGCTCCGCCGCCGATGCCGCGGGAGGCGCCGATTCGGGCCTGTTCGCCCAACTGCTCGGCATGCGCATGATCACCCTGGGAGGGGTGACCGGCACCAGCGCGAAAGAAGGCAAGGATGATGGCGAAACCACCGATGCGGCCCGTCCGGCCAAGACCCGGGAGGCCGACAAGAGCGCGCCGGCGCTGACCGACCCGTTGCAGATTGTCGCGCTTCAGCAGGTCAAACCGGAAGACGCACCGATCGTGCCGAAGACCTCGCGGGATGAGGGGGTCAAGGAGGAGGCCGTCGAGTCGCTAACGGAACAGGCGCCCCGGCATCATTCCGCCCGGACAGCGGACGACCTGCAAAATTTGCCGGGCGGCAAGCCTGTCGCCGCGACATTCTTGCCGGTCGAGACGCATGCCGCGCAGACCGGCAAGCCGCAAACGGCCCTTCCGGTGTTTTCCGTGCCGACGCCGGTGAGCGATCCGGCCTGGGGACGCGCGGTCGGCAGCCAGGTCATCGCCATGGCCAACCTGAAAATGGACAAGGCCAGCATCGAAATCAATCCGCCGCAACTGGGACCGATCGAAGTCACTCTCAAGCTCGACGACAAGAGTGCGCAAGTGGTGTTCACCGCGGCCAGTCCAGCGACGCGCGACGCCATCGAAAACAGCCTGCCGCGCCTGTCCCAGATGCTGTCGGCAGGCGGTCTGCAGCTGACCGACGCCCAGGTGTTTTCCGGGCAGCAGGAGCAGCGCCAAGCCCAGTCCTCCCGGCAGGACGCGCGTCAGAACCGCCAGGAGGCGCCGCCCTCCGAGGACGGTCTGGACGCGCTGGCGTCCATCAAGGCCGCGCGCAACATGCTCAGTATATTTGCCTGA
- a CDS encoding flagellar basal body-associated FliL family protein: protein MAEEKKPEKEKKPGGGGNKLMLVVIILLVLLLGAVGGLAYYMFTSAHTAPAGDAAHQEDVKKEAKKKHDGPPVFEKMETFVVNLSGGGSLLQIDMQAQLQDEEAKKRFTDYMPRIRSGVLLLLSSKSADELSTPDGKVKLKAQVKQIINESMDAGEEELVQSIEFTSFIIQNQ, encoded by the coding sequence ATGGCGGAAGAAAAGAAGCCCGAAAAGGAAAAGAAACCTGGCGGTGGCGGCAACAAGCTGATGCTTGTCGTCATCATCCTTCTTGTTTTGCTGCTGGGCGCCGTGGGCGGTCTGGCCTACTACATGTTCACCAGCGCCCATACCGCGCCGGCGGGCGATGCTGCCCATCAGGAAGACGTCAAGAAAGAGGCCAAGAAGAAACACGACGGTCCGCCCGTGTTCGAAAAGATGGAAACCTTCGTGGTCAACCTGTCGGGGGGCGGTTCGCTTCTGCAGATCGACATGCAGGCGCAGCTGCAGGACGAGGAGGCGAAAAAACGGTTTACCGACTACATGCCGCGCATTCGCAGCGGCGTGCTGCTGCTTCTGTCCTCCAAGTCGGCCGACGAGCTGTCGACGCCCGACGGCAAGGTCAAGCTCAAGGCCCAGGTGAAGCAGATCATCAACGAATCCATGGATGCGGGTGAAGAGGAACTGGTTCAGAGCATCGAATTCACGTCCTTCATCATCCAGAACCAGTAA
- the fliM gene encoding flagellar motor switch protein FliM, with amino-acid sequence MGDDILSQEEVDALLRGVTGEDADEDGGKDAEGVRSYDIGRQERIVRGRMPTLEIINERFARNLRIGLFNFIRRNAEISVGPVRVQKYSEFIRNLVVPTNLNLVHAKPLRGTGLLIFDPDLVFLVVDNLFGSDGRYHVRVEGRDFTPTEQRIIRRLLDVVFTECQKAWEPVYPIEFVYLRSEMNTQFANIATPTEVVVAMTFHIELGAGGGDFHICLPYSMVEPIRDILSSTMQADRTEVDNRWVSLMSKQVQAAEVELVATLAETRVTLGQVLNLKEGDVISLEIPERLVADISGIPVFECHYGTLQGKYALRVDEILAGAHEFAEQIPADKEQKEE; translated from the coding sequence ATGGGCGACGATATCCTGTCCCAGGAAGAGGTCGATGCCCTCTTGCGGGGTGTCACCGGGGAAGACGCCGACGAGGACGGCGGCAAGGACGCGGAAGGTGTCCGCAGCTACGACATCGGCCGTCAGGAGCGCATTGTCCGCGGCCGCATGCCGACGCTCGAGATCATCAACGAGCGTTTCGCCCGCAACCTGCGCATCGGCCTGTTCAACTTCATCCGCCGCAACGCCGAAATCTCGGTGGGGCCGGTGCGCGTCCAGAAATACTCCGAGTTTATCCGCAACCTGGTGGTGCCGACCAACCTGAACCTGGTTCATGCCAAACCGTTGCGCGGCACGGGTCTGCTGATCTTCGATCCGGACCTGGTGTTCCTCGTGGTCGACAACCTGTTCGGCAGCGACGGCCGTTACCATGTCCGCGTCGAAGGGCGCGACTTCACCCCGACCGAGCAACGCATCATCCGGCGCCTGCTGGACGTGGTATTCACCGAATGTCAGAAAGCCTGGGAGCCGGTCTATCCGATCGAGTTCGTCTACCTGCGCTCGGAAATGAATACCCAGTTCGCCAATATCGCCACCCCGACCGAAGTCGTGGTGGCGATGACCTTTCACATCGAGCTTGGCGCCGGCGGTGGGGATTTTCACATCTGCCTGCCGTATTCCATGGTCGAGCCGATTCGCGATATCCTCTCGAGCACCATGCAGGCGGACCGTACCGAGGTGGATAACCGCTGGGTCAGCCTGATGTCGAAGCAGGTGCAGGCGGCCGAAGTCGAGCTGGTGGCCACGCTGGCCGAGACGCGCGTGACCCTCGGGCAGGTGCTCAATCTCAAGGAAGGCGACGTGATTTCCCTCGAGATTCCCGAACGGCTGGTGGCGGACATTTCCGGCATCCCGGTGTTCGAATGCCACTACGGTACCCTGCAGGGCAAGTATGCTTTGAGAGTGGACGAGATTCTCGCC